The following is a genomic window from Bacillus sp. V2I10.
CACCTTTATTATGAAGGCGCTTACCTGGATACTGGGTGATGGAGAAGAAGAAATTTCTATCTTCAGAGAGCTCAAATGCTTGACATAAAATAAAAAACCTCATTGAAAAAAATAGGGATATATGATATAGTTTTAAATTGCGTATATTAAACGAGAAAAATACAACTTATATAGGAGTGTTACCATGAGCACAAAATACGAAACAGGTTCTGTTCACACGGGCAAAGTAACAGGAATCCAACGCTACGGAGCGTTTGTAGCATTAGATGAATCAACACAAGGTTTAGTTCACATTTCTGAAATCGCACACGGTTTTGTTAAAGATATCAACGAACAATTAAAAGTAGGCGACGAAGTTCAAGTGAAAGTTCTTTCAGTTGACGAGCAAGCTGGTAAAATCAGCCTTTCAATTCGTGCAACTCAAGAAGCTCCAGCACAAACTGAAGCTCCTAAAAAGCCTAAAAAGCGTCAAGCTACAGTGAAAGCAACTCCTGCTTATTCTAACGAAACTCCACAAGGTTTCAACACTCTTAAAGAAAAATTAGAAGAGTGGATCGAGCAATCTAAACAAACAAATAAATAAATCCGGCCTTATTTAAAAGAATGCATCCTTTGCGGATGGATTCTTTTTTTGTGTAAAAAATGAATGTCTGCGAAAAAATTTTTTTGGCTGGTTTCGCTAAATAAATTGCTTTTTCGGCTAAATGATTACGAGTTTCAGCTATAAAAAAGCAGAATTCAGCTAAATAAAGTTGAATATCAGCGATAATAAATTTACTGAAAAACAAAAAAAGCACCGAATAATGGCATTCGGTGCCTGCATTTATCATTTATCGTGCTTCTGGTTTTGGCTCGTCGCGAGCAATTTCAGCTGCCGGCTTGAACAGAATTGCAAGGTTGATAAGGCCGGCAATTCCAACTAGTCCGTAGATAATTCTTGATAATGCAGAGTCTTGGCCGCCGAAAATAGCAGCTACTAGATCAAATTGAAAGAAGCCGATTAAACCCCAGTTTATCGCTCCGATAATAGTAAGTACAAGTGCAATGCGTTGTAATGCGCTCATGTTGTTACCTCCTTAAGATATGAGAATGCACTCATAGAGTGTGAAGATATCAGCAGAATTATTCATCTAGGCAAAAATGAGTTTGCCGAGCGCATTTCTTGCAAAAACAATCGAAAAAAGGCCATACTTATTTTATAGAAAAGTAAGGAGGCGATAATTGTGGAAAATTTTACATACCATAATCCTACTAAATTAATTTTTGGTAAAGATCAGCTTGAACAGCTAAAAACTGAGGTGCCTAAATACGGCAAAAATGTTCTCCTTGTTTACGGTGGCGGAAGCATTAAGCGTAATGGTTTATATGATAAAGTTCTTGCACAGCTTGAGGAAATTGGAGCTATTGTGTTCGAGCTTGCAGGGGTTGAGCCAAATCCAAGGTTATCGACTGTAAAGCGCGGCGTAAATCTTTCCAAAAGCGAAAATATTGACTTCCTTTTAGCTGTTGGCGGAGGAAGTGTTATTGACTGTACAAAAGCAATCGCTGCAGGAGCAAAGTATGACGGAGATGCTTGGGATATCGTTACAAAAAAACATATGCCGACAGAAGCTCTTCCGTTTGGAACAGTTCTGACATTAGCTGCAACTGGATCTGAAATGAATGCAGGTTCTGTTATCACTAACTGGGAAACACAAGAGAAGTACGGATGGGGAAGTCCTCTTACATTCCCGAAATTCTCTATTTTAGATCCTGTTAACACATTTACAGTTCCAAAGGACCAAACCGTGTATGGGATGGTTGACATGATGTCGCATGTGTTTGAACAATATTTCCACCATACGAAAAACACACCGCTGCAGGACCGTTTCTGTGAAGCTACTTTAAAGACAGTAATTGAAACAGCTCCTAAGCTGATGAATGACTTAGAAAATTATGAGCTTCGCGAAACCATCCTATATTCAGGCACAATTGCATTAAACGGATCTCTGCAAATGGGTTACCGCGGCGATTGGGCGACTCATAACATTGAGCATGCTGTATCAGCTGTGTATGACATTCCGCATGCAGGAGGTCTCGCAATCCTTTTCCCTAACTGGATGAGACATACGCTGTCTGAGAACGTTGACCGCTTCAAACAAGTTGCTGTACGAGTATTCAATGTAGATCCTGAAGGGAAATCAGATCGTGACATCGCATTAGAGGGCATCGATAAGCTAAGTGAATTCTGGAGCAGCTTAGGCGCACCGAGCCGCTTGGCTGATTACGGCATCACAGACGAGAAGATTGACCTGATTGCCGATAAAGCAATGTCTAACGGAGAATTCGGCAACTTTAAAAAGCTGAATAAAGAAGACGTTCTTGTGATTTTAAGAGCATCTCTATAATAGAAGAACACTCTGTTTCGGCAGGGTGTTTTATTTATTTTTGAATTGGACGCGTTTACATTGGGAGGCTCGCTTGATTTACTATCTCAGTTTCGTTAAAGTGAAAGAGGATAAAAATTTTTATATGCGATGGAGGAACTGCAATGACACATGTTCGTTTTGATTATTCTAAAGCGTTGTCATTTTTTGGTGAACACGAACTTACATATTTGCGCGATTTCGTTAAAGTGGCGCATCATTCAATTCATGAAAAAACAGGTGCGGGAAGCGACTATTTAGGATGGGTTGATCTTCCGTCTGAGTATGATAAAGAAGAATTTGCACGCATTCAAAAAAGTGCTGAAAAAATTAAATCTGATTCAGATGTTCTTTTAGTTGTTGGAATTGGGGGTTCATACCTTGGGGCACGTGCTGCTCTTGAAATGCTGAATCATTCTTTCTACAATGCTCTTTCTAAAGAACAGCGCAAAACGCCTCAGATTATTTTTGTGGGCAACAATATCAGCTCGACCTATATGAAGGATTTAATGGATCTGCTTGATGGAAAAGATTTCTCTATCAATGTTATTTCCAAATCAGGAACAACAACTGAGCCTGCGCTTGCATTCCGTATTTTCCGCAAGCTGCTCGAAGAAAAATACGGCAAAGCTGCAGCTAAATCCCGTATTTACGCAACAACAGACAAAGCCCGCGGTGCATTAAAAACACTCGCGACTGAAGAAGGCTACGAATCATTTATTATTCCAGATGATGTCGGCGGACGTTACTCAGTTTTAACAGCTGTTGGCTTATTGCCGATTGCTGCTGCAGGAGCTGACATCGAGGAAATGATGAAAGGCGCGGCAGCCGCAATGGCGGATTTTGCAACTTCTGAGCTGGAAGATAATGCTGCATATCAATATGCTGCTGTCCGAAATGCTTTATATAACCGCGGTAAAACGATTGAAATGCTGATTAACTATGAGCCGGGTCTTCAATACTTTGCAGAGTGGTGGAAACAGCTGTTTGGCGAAAGTGAAGGAAAAGATCAAAAAGGCATTTTCCCTGCTTCAGCAAACTTCTCAACGGATCTTCATTCAATGGGACAATACGTTCAAGAAGGCCGCCGCGATTTATTTGAAACCGTGCTGAACATAGAGAAGCCTCGTCATGAATTAACGATTGAAGCAGAAGAAAATGATTTGGACGGCTTAAACTACTTAGCTGGTGAAACAGTTGATTTCGTCAATAAAAAAGCATTCCAGGGCACAATGCTTGCTCATACAGACGGCGGCGTTCCGAACTTAATCGTGAATCTTCCGGAAATGAACGAGTACACATTCGGATACCTTGTTTATTTCTTCGAAAAAGCATGTGCAATGAGCGGATATCTGCTGGGCGTCAATCCATTTGACCAGCCTGGTGTTGAAGCATATAAAGTAAACATGTTTGCTTTACTTGGGAAACCAGGTTTTGAAGAAGTGAAAGCGAAGCTTGAGAAACGCTTAGAGGAATAAGGTTTTACGCTACTTTCCTTAGTGGTATTTTATAAGGTAATTTCTTAGTTCTCGGGGTATAAAAAGGGTGACTGACCACATTTTGACCACATTCCTTGCTAAAATGTGTTTGAGTCGGCCATATACTCCGAGAATTTTTTTATTGTTTTGGTTTCCGTAGATTTTGTAACATGGGAATAAATATTTCCCGTTGTCATAATATCCTTGTGTCCTAATCTTTCTTGAATCTCTTTTAAGGAAACTTCTGCTTCTAACAGCATTACAGCATGAGTAAGCCTTAATTGAAAATCGAGTTATAAATGGTGGATTTGAAACAGGTACATTTTCACCATGGGTAGCTTCTAATGCCACTATTACGAATCAATTTTCTCATAGTGGTTCTTTTGCAGCACGTCTATTGGGAGGTAATATTAATAGCTTTATCTTTCAGTATGTCGAAGCAAATCCTACTGAGAGGTTTGAATTTCTAGGTTCATTAGCAAAAGTAGGCACTCTCACAAGTCCTCCAGTTTCCTTAACGGTCGCTTACTATGATTCATCTTTTGGGTTTTTAGGCTACGGTTTAATTACAAATATCCCTTCTAGCCGCTTACCTAACGTTGAAGATGAAACATGGTTAGAAGATCTATGAAACAACTTCCCCAGCTCCACTTGGAACAACACAAGCATTAGTTTTAATTAACAAGTTACCCCAAGCTGGATCTTCTGATGTAATAGTAGATGATGTAGCTCTTCTAACAATTGACAGTATTAGCAGTGCCACTGGTGCTACCGGTGCTACTGAAGCCACTGGAGCCACTGGAGTAATAGAGATTTTAGCAGACCAAACTACAAGTGGTGTAGGTTTTGAAACAGGAAACTTTACGGAATTCCTATCGGTTGGCCCTATTACAGTTACAGGTAATGTAATAATCAAATTAGAAGCAACAACAGAAACATCCTATTTGTCAGATCAAATAAACACTACTTATACTGCAAATACAAACCTCTTTCTTTTAAGAAATGGTAATCCCGATGTTTTTAGGACAACTGATCGACAGACTAATATTTTAAAAGAAAACCCTACTAATGAAGACAACACTGTCTTTAGTACGTCTCTGAACTGTATTGATTTTGTATCTGCAGGCACTTACACGTACACTTTAATAATTCAAGGAGTTGCAACAAATGTATCAATTGGAACTTTTAGAGCACGCTCGCTGATTGCTACAGTTTTTAACACTTAAGGTATAAAAACCCTTCTCTTAGGTGAGGAGGGTTTTTACCTTTTCTGTAATATCAATTTGATTATAAAGCACTTTGTATAGATCTACATCATAAATAAAATCACGTTTCACCTTCTGAAACCACTCAAAAGCAACTCTTGCCGATTCCTCTTCAGGATTATATTTAAACTTCTTTCCATTCACCATGAAATATCCACATTGTAAAGTTTTCATTCCATTCACAAAATAATGGAGATCAATTACTATTTGCATCTCCTCACTCATCTCCATTTCTTTTTGTTTGTTTGGAAAATCAATCTGTTCAATATCATAAAGTGGTGTGCTTTTTCTATAAGATACTTAAGGAAGGATATAGGACAATAATGTTAAAATGGAAATATTAGTTACTCCATTAAAGGGCAGCATTCCTGTAATGAAGAAAAATGGGGTTTGAACAAAAAATAAACCTCTTGGTAAGATATGAGTGTCCAGTGCTTGCCGGCAAAAAGGACGAACTCAAATAACCAGGAGGCTGTTCAAATGAATTATAACCAAAATAAAAAGATTGCTCAAATAACTTCTCAAACACTAATTGTAGGTGTAGATATTGCGAAGTACAAGCATGTAGCTCGTGCTCAAGACTTTAGAGGCCTAGAGTTTGGTGCACCTTGTCATTTTGAAAATACCAAATCACATTTTAATCTTTTTTTAGGCTGGATAAAACATTTGATGGAACAACACGGCATGGATAAGGTGATTATTGGAATGGAGCCGACAGGTCATTATTGGCTCAACCTCGCTCATTTTCTTAAAGAAGAGGAGATAAAGTTTGTCGTGGTAAATCCTATGCATGTGAAGAAATCTAAAGAATTAGATGATAATTCTCCAACCAAAAATGATGTGAAGGACGCTAAAGTCATTGCACAGCTAGTCAAAGATGGGAGATATGCCGAACCTAATATTCCACAAGGAGTTTATGCAGAACTTCGTGTGGCAAGGAAAATACGCGATCTCTTATTTGTTGACTTACAAGCTGTGCAGGGGCAAATTCATAACTGGTTAGATCGATATTTCCCTGAATTCCTTACAGTGTTTAAGGATTGGGAAGGAAAAGCAGCACTACAATTATTAAAGTTAAACGTATTACCACATGAGTTAGAGATAGTCTCGGAACAAGAGATCCTCATTCACCTCAGAAAAGCTGTAAAACGTGCGGTTGGACTCAGTAAAATTCAAGAACTTAAACGAGTAGCCAAAGACTCTATCGGTATTCGTGAAGGTTCAAGGATGGCTAAATTAGAGCTTCGCACTTTACTAGACAAGTATGAGTTAATAAATGAAAAGTTCGAAGAACTAGAATCTGATATTGATGGACTCCTTGAACGGATACCAGGTGTTCAACAAATGTTGGCCATCACAGGAATCGGCAAGGACACTGTAGCTGGCTTCTTTTCTGAAGTAGGGAATTTAAGTTACTATTCTCACCCTCGACAAATCATCAAGTTAGCTGGGTTGAGTTTAAAGGAGAACACCTCTGGAAAGCACAAAGGGCATACGAAGATTACAAAGAGAGGCAGGAAGACACTAAGGGCTCTCCTCTTCCGAGTAGCGATGCCTTTAGTAGCTAAGAACACTGCTTTTAAAGCTTTACATGAGTATTTTACAACACGTAAAAATAATCCTCTAAAGAAAATGCAGTCTCTTATAGCGATATGTAATAAGCTGATACGTATTCTTTTTACGATTGGTACAAAACAATGTGAATTTAGTGAAGATAGAATGTTGAAGGATATTCCTCATATGGCTCCTTTACTGAAAGCAGCTTAGGGTTCATTAGTTAATATTCAAAAGGTTTTATTTAGGATTATTATTTAGACATTTGAAGCACGGATTAGTCAGTAAAACAATTAAAGTACGGACTTTGATCCTGTCGGGCAGCATCACTGACATCCACCTCATGGAAAGGTTGGACGAAGGAATTTTGGAGCGTAGACTCTGTGAGACATGGGAGGGTTGACCTCCATGAGACATGTGGACATCCACCAGTGCAACCATACTTTAACTGCCTAACCACTTTTTGGATAGGAGTGGTTAGGCAGTTAAGGACTTTTTTTCTCTAACGCACCAAAAATATCCTTATTTTCAACTTACATCCATAACTTTGATGTCTAATTAAAATAAATCTAGATGAAATCTTAAGAAAAAGCTAGAAATCCAGAGTTATTCCTTTCTTTATAGAGGGAGTTTAGTTGCATAAGAATAGATTCCAGAAGATCGTCATTAGTGTCGATCTTTTTCTTTTCACTGTTTCAGATAAAAAAGTTACTATCTGAAAGCTGCAACCAAATTTATAGGAATAATATTTTATGAATTGGAAAAAAATAGTGTTTAGGAAAGGAGGGATTGCGAATGTCTGTAAAAAAGTGGGTAACAGGATTGGTCGTTGTGCTTGCAATAGTTGTAGTTGTGACAACTCTAGGCTCATTCGGCGTATTTGCCGAATCCAGTGTTGTAACTCAGCCTATGGATACGGTGAAATCGATTGAGGTCGAGTTGAACGATGATTACTTTAATCCGAAAGTCATCACTATTCCGAATGGAACAACCACAACGTTGATATTGAAAAACAAAGGTAAGAAAGAGCACACCTTCACAGTGGAAAAGCTCGGAATTGACGCCGAGGTCCAGCCAGGTAAAGAAAAAAACATTACAGTGAAACCGAAACAGCCCGGTACATATGAACTGATATGTCGGTACCATTTCCAGGAAGGAATGGTTGGAAAAGTAATAGTCAAATAAAAAACAGGGCCAATAATGCCTTGTTTTTTTAATAGGCAAAGGAAATTACTTATTATTACCCAGACATCATCATAACAGCTAATTTTTTCTCCGCAAACTGATGTTCTCTCCTTTGTAATATCGGTTAAGTTTTAGAGATTTTTTATTAAGCTTATTTTTCATTACACAGGATATTGATGTTTGGATTATTAATAATTGTTCCACCTCTAATAAATGGTAAATATAATGTATGGTAACGTATAAACCATTTAGAATGAGGTGGAAAGGTGTATTTTTTTAAACCTATTTCTGATGAGGTTCGTTTATCTCAAATAATATTCAATAAACATAAAAAAACGATGAAGCTCATTTTAGGATCGATTTTTGCCTGTATTGCTGCTATTCTACAGGCAGCTGGTGGCTTTTTACCAGGTATAGGATATTTTTTAAGTCCGCTAGCCACTGCACCTATTCTGTTATGTTCCATGTTTTCCATTCCATTTGGAGTAATGACCTACTTTCTGACAATTATGTTGTTATTCATCCTACAGCCAACTGAACTAATTGTATTTCCTTTTACAACAGGATTGTTAGGACTTGGCATAGGGGCATCTTTTTACTTTTTTAGGAAGAGATTAAGTATTATTGCTACTGGTACAATTCTTTTAATGTTAGGAATTATGAGTCTACTATTTTTTGTTCACTTTCCAGTTTTAGGTTCAGTCGTCTCTGTTTCCTTTTCATTTCTTACAACTGGAAGTATCTTTTTATTTGCTTTCCTTTATAGTTGGTTATGGGTTGAAATTGCTTTAATCATTTTTAAAAGATTAAAAATGATAATAATTTAGTGATCTTTTAATTTCGATTCATTAAATCCAAGTAAGATGATTAAGTAGAATTTTATAGTTATGATTCATGGAACTATTTCAAAAACAGTGCCTTGGTTAAAATCAGTCACTTTCATAGAGTCATAAACCCCTAAATATAATCTGGTGTGATTCAGATTCGTTCCCAAATTAACATAATAGGCTGACTGAGACCCAAAATCATAATCGGTTTGTATCACACTAAAATCATTTTGTTTACCATTTGGTCTTACGATGGTATAAGCTAAAGCCCCTCTAACCTGAGGTTGAGATTCTTTCCGGGCAAGATCGGTAAATACAACGCTTCCTGTTAAACCAGGGATTCTTTTCCCCATATATGGCTGGACTCCTGTAAGTGCAGTTCCTCCAAACTTATCGGGTCTGGTATCTTTATGAAAATAACTAGTTAAAGGCTGAAGACGACTCCCTGAAAGTGTTACTGCTTCATTGTAATAAGCAATTGTTTTCTTATCCAAAGTCGGATTTTCAGTGCAGTCTCTTATAATCGAAGCAGGAAAAACACCTTCCCAACCTCGCCAGCCAAAGTTAATAAATCCTTCTTTGTCAGGTTCAGAATTCATGAAAGAAGCTTGAATAAGCTGAGTAACCGGTATTGGTTTATAATGAACGAATGAAAAAATCGACTCTACCAAATCCTGGCCGACATTTCCCGCATATTTAATATACTGATTATAAAACCTTTGAAATGAAATTCCAGGTATATTGCGAACCCCTTTGGCCATTACCATGAGCGTTTCCTGAATAGTTGTGGGAAGTTCATTAAAACGTGTGACAATGGGTGGGTTATTGATGTTTGTATTCTTACCTACATCAATTTCAATTATTTTACCAGCGATTTCTAGATCGTCCTGGCTTAAGTTAAATGGATCATAGCCAGATCCACCATCTCCGGTTGTTAAAACAAGTTTTCCTGTTTCAGGTGAAAAGTTTAAACTATTGAACCCGTTATGATTTGAAAATGGTCTTCTCAAGTTAAGTAGTGTCCGTCGTTTTTGGGGTTGACCATTCGATTGTAAAATCCATTCTTCAATTGTATCAATATGATCATATCGAGTTTCTCTTTTTATCCACCTTAGGTTTAAAGTTCTAGGATCACACGGATTAGGCTTAAAAGATTCAGGAAGAGCACCTGGTCCTTGTGTTCCAGCTACTGAATAATGAAGATAAAACAGACCGTTATAAAAAAAATTTGGATGAAACGCTAGCCCTAGCAATCCCCGTTCATCATATCCGCCACCAGAAACACCTAGTTTTAGGATTCGCGGGCGAATATCTAAAAAAGTCCTTATAACTCCGTTTCCTATGTAAAAGATCTCTCCTACCTGGGTTGCAATAAATAACCTTTCAATTGAGTCACCTGGAAGTATAGTTGTTTTCAAAACAGTAGGTAAATTTATCTTACTTGCAATGGGCCGTAAACCAACCTTAACTTTTATCAACTGACTTTGCACTCCTTCTTATTGTTTTCTTTTATAAGAATATGATTAGAACTGTCTATTAGTACCAAATTAGGCCGGGGACTGATAAGGCATTGCACCACTTTCCGCACGAGCGTAATTAAACTAAAGGAGTGCGTTAGTTGAACTAAAATAAGTGAAATTTTTAAGAATTTTCTTAACGTTGTAAATCCTCAAGCCCCACGGGCAGGTACGTTCTACCCTGGCTACTGTAATAATAAAAACATATAAAAAATGGTCAACCAGAAATATTTTCTGGCTGACCTTATAATACGAAAGAGCAGGTTAGCTCAATAAAAATAAGGGTTGCTCAATTAATGTAGCTAAACTTCTGCTATATTTATTTGTTTTTTCTTTAGCTAGATATTCACGGTCAATCGCTTGAGGTGTTCTTTCAAACCAACCGTGCTTAATCATTAAATTTGCAGCATCTCCATCAAATCGAAATGAGAGATGTAAAGTGTTTAATTTTGAAGCAGAAAAATAAAAAACCACTCAGAGTGGTTTTTTAATCGCGCATTGCTCCTGCCTCTCGGGAAGTCATTGCACCTTGCCCTTCGCTTACATCTTTTTGAATTTCTTGTTTTACTTTTTGTGCATCAGTTCCGGCAAATTCTGGTTTCATAATAGAACCCAAATTCTCTTTAGCTTGTTGATCCTGTTGCATACAATTCCTCCTCAATTTATTGTTTAACAATCTTATTATTTACAAAAAAACACTCGGTATATCCCGAGGATTTAAGCGAATTTCACTTAAAGTAAAGGGAGCATTCGCTGAACAATCGGGTTGCTGCGGCAGCCCCTTTTTCTTATTCGACTAACGGTCAGGTTAGTTCAAGAAGGTACTTGATTTAATGTAATTTACAAATTGGATATAAAAACAAACTTTTTACTTTTCCAAAAGAAATTTGAGTAAATTTTTCCAATCACTTTTGTACATACTAAGAAAAAATTTTAGGAGTGTTAATAAAAATGGAGCATAACCCAAAACTAATATCTTCAGAAGTGGCAGCATTGTGGAGTGCTTATATGCAGAATTCAATGTCTTATTGTATTATTCAGCATTTTGCCAATATAAATGAAGATACTGAAAGTACAGACATTATTCAAACTGCTTTAACAAATTGTAATTATGTTGTAAATGAGATCAAACAAATCTTTGAAAAAGAAAATCACGCAATACCTATTGGATTTACACAAGAAGATGTAAACTTAAAAGCGGGTCGAGTATATTCAGACCTATTTGCCTTGCGTTATATTAAATATGTGGCTGCTGCTGGAACTGCAGCTGCAGCGGCTTTACTAGAAGTATTGGCAAGAAACGATGTAAGAGCATTTTTTTCGAAAACTTCCGAAATATTTATGAAACTTTACAATAATGCTTGTGATATTCTTCTAAAGAAAGGGGCATTTGTCCGTTCGCCTACTATTGCTCCAATGGAAAAAGCTGAATACCTTCAAAGTGAATCATTTCTATCAGGATTAATCGGCAAGCATCGTCCTTTAACCGCCATTGAATTAGCCCATATTTCTAAAAATACAGAAACAAACTCAATTGGTAGAACGTTTGTAGCTGGCTTTTCCCAAACTGCTAAATCACCAGAAGTTAGAAAATATATGGAGAGGGGTACGGAAATAGCCGCAAAGCATGAAACCATGTTTAGACAAATATTGGTGGAAGATGGAGTGCCATTACCAAGTACATGGGATTCGAATATTTCCCAGTCTATTGATGCCCCATTTTCTGATAAGTTAATGATGTTTCAAACCAATAGTTTAACTGCCATTAGCGTCGCTGGTTATGGGGCAGCTATTGGGGCGAGTCTTAGAAAAGATTTAGGTGGTCATTATACAAGACTAGTTGCTGAAATTGTGCAATATGCAAATGATGGCGTTAAATTGATGATTGAAAACAGGTGGATGGAACAGCCACCACAAAATGTGGATAGGGAAGCATTGAGGAATAGAACTAATTAATTGTAAGCGATAGTTACTAAAACAGCGATTTGCTTTTTCAAATCGCTATTAATTTTGTTTCAACTAACAGGTTTTCCTGGGTATGGACTTTATCGATTACTTCTATCTATGGACATTGAATGTATGGTTGTGGCACCCTCTCTTATCCCAAACGTTCGGGCGATCGTGTCAAAACAGATAAAAGAGATTCTACTGGATTAGCTCAGCTACTTCGTGCTGGAGAGCTTACTTCTATTCTATATCGAACGTTCATTCGTGTATAATTGAGACATACTTCTTAAAGGAGGAAATTATGAACTCAATTGATTTGATTATCTTAAATTTTAATGAAGTTAGAAGAAGGAGCATAAAGGTTTGGACCTCTATTCCCGCAGAAAAACTTAATTGGAAACCAGATGATAAAGCTATGACATGTTTAGAAATGATTAGACATGTTTTAGAAAGTGAACATTACTATCACTTGGCAATTAAAAACAGAGGGAGCCTCTCTACTTTTGATTCTCCCTTTGAAAACCTTCCATATACATCAGTAGAAGCAGAATTAGAGTTTGCAGACCTGTATAGAAGACAGTTCTTAGATACAGTTAAATCGTTTTCTGAAGAAGATTTAGATACCATAAAAATTGACAGATCCGAATCTGGATATATAAGAAGTCTGGGAGATATGCTGCTGCGTGTGGCCTATCATGAATCTGTCCACACTGGTCAGGTATTAGATTATCTAAGATCTGCAGGCATACCCAGAGTTCGAATTTGGGACTGAATAGGCAGATTGAAAGTTAATAGTAATCAATCAATTGTTAAATTGACGGTTGGCATAACTTCATAAATAATGCTATTTTTTTGAACAATTGGAGCCATTTAGTTGTACAAGAAGGTACTATTAGATTGAGGGGATATGAAATGATATTAGTGAGTTCTTGTTTAGCAGGGTTAGAGGTAAGGTATAACGGTACGCATAGTCTAGATAACAAGATAAGTAAACTAATAGAAGAAAATAAAGCAATAACCGTTTGTCCCGAATTGCTTGGTGGTTTTTCAACACCAAGAGAACCTGCTGAGATAATAGGCGGCAACGGGGAAGATGTACTGGATGGGAATGCCAAAGTAGTCGAGAAATCAGGAAGAGACGTAACTGAACAGTACATAAAAGGAGCTTATGTAACTTTTAATAAAGCAAAAGAGGTTAATGCAACAATTGTTGTTCTTAAAGAGAATAGCCCATCCTGTGGAAGTTCAATGATTTACAATGGTGAATTTATAGGTAAGAAAATTGCTGGAAATGGAGTCACAACTGCTTTACTAAAAAGAAACGGATTACGAGTAATTTCAGAAGAACAGTTTTCGGATAATCTTGTTGAGTTAATCTAGCATATCTTCAACTAAAGAGTGCAGTAATTGAGTATTATTGAGAAATGTTCTTACCTAATTTCATACTTTCGTTCTTAAACAAT
Proteins encoded in this region:
- a CDS encoding sorbosone dehydrogenase family protein, which gives rise to MIKVKVGLRPIASKINLPTVLKTTILPGDSIERLFIATQVGEIFYIGNGVIRTFLDIRPRILKLGVSGGGYDERGLLGLAFHPNFFYNGLFYLHYSVAGTQGPGALPESFKPNPCDPRTLNLRWIKRETRYDHIDTIEEWILQSNGQPQKRRTLLNLRRPFSNHNGFNSLNFSPETGKLVLTTGDGGSGYDPFNLSQDDLEIAGKIIEIDVGKNTNINNPPIVTRFNELPTTIQETLMVMAKGVRNIPGISFQRFYNQYIKYAGNVGQDLVESIFSFVHYKPIPVTQLIQASFMNSEPDKEGFINFGWRGWEGVFPASIIRDCTENPTLDKKTIAYYNEAVTLSGSRLQPLTSYFHKDTRPDKFGGTALTGVQPYMGKRIPGLTGSVVFTDLARKESQPQVRGALAYTIVRPNGKQNDFSVIQTDYDFGSQSAYYVNLGTNLNHTRLYLGVYDSMKVTDFNQGTVFEIVP
- a CDS encoding DUF523 domain-containing protein, with the translated sequence MILVSSCLAGLEVRYNGTHSLDNKISKLIEENKAITVCPELLGGFSTPREPAEIIGGNGEDVLDGNAKVVEKSGRDVTEQYIKGAYVTFNKAKEVNATIVVLKENSPSCGSSMIYNGEFIGKKIAGNGVTTALLKRNGLRVISEEQFSDNLVELI
- a CDS encoding DUF3231 family protein, which gives rise to MEHNPKLISSEVAALWSAYMQNSMSYCIIQHFANINEDTESTDIIQTALTNCNYVVNEIKQIFEKENHAIPIGFTQEDVNLKAGRVYSDLFALRYIKYVAAAGTAAAAALLEVLARNDVRAFFSKTSEIFMKLYNNACDILLKKGAFVRSPTIAPMEKAEYLQSESFLSGLIGKHRPLTAIELAHISKNTETNSIGRTFVAGFSQTAKSPEVRKYMERGTEIAAKHETMFRQILVEDGVPLPSTWDSNISQSIDAPFSDKLMMFQTNSLTAISVAGYGAAIGASLRKDLGGHYTRLVAEIVQYANDGVKLMIENRWMEQPPQNVDREALRNRTN
- a CDS encoding DinB family protein, producing the protein MNSIDLIILNFNEVRRRSIKVWTSIPAEKLNWKPDDKAMTCLEMIRHVLESEHYYHLAIKNRGSLSTFDSPFENLPYTSVEAELEFADLYRRQFLDTVKSFSEEDLDTIKIDRSESGYIRSLGDMLLRVAYHESVHTGQVLDYLRSAGIPRVRIWD